In Micromonospora sp. WMMD980, the following are encoded in one genomic region:
- a CDS encoding GntR family transcriptional regulator has product MRPGPAETTPDTSRHPGRTPRNVSTSGRVVQTSKRVTWLALGKTSARYGDPVPTPRYGQPRYRAIATELSKRLESGAIAPGALFPAESALTAEFRVSRGTIRRAISVLREAGLVETEHGRGTIVRRNPRREGRANDDESDSRQGEVAADPSLAALFQVEVGTALTERETILRKNGRVDSVVRSYRRTSEDRPNLGADVTSRHTLDQASDPRR; this is encoded by the coding sequence GTGCGACCAGGGCCAGCCGAGACCACCCCTGACACGAGCCGTCACCCTGGCCGCACACCACGGAACGTATCTACAAGTGGACGAGTTGTCCAGACGTCGAAACGGGTCACTTGGTTGGCACTTGGTAAGACAAGTGCCAGGTACGGTGACCCAGTGCCCACCCCGCGCTACGGACAGCCCCGCTACCGCGCCATCGCCACCGAACTGAGCAAACGCCTTGAAAGCGGCGCCATTGCACCTGGTGCTCTTTTTCCAGCAGAGAGTGCTCTCACCGCCGAGTTCAGAGTTAGTCGCGGAACCATACGTCGGGCTATTTCAGTCCTGCGCGAGGCGGGTCTGGTAGAAACCGAGCATGGCCGCGGGACCATCGTGAGAAGAAATCCGAGACGCGAAGGAAGAGCGAACGATGACGAATCGGACTCGCGGCAAGGCGAAGTTGCTGCCGACCCAAGCCTCGCTGCGCTCTTCCAGGTTGAGGTCGGAACAGCCCTAACCGAGCGCGAGACGATTCTTCGAAAGAACGGGAGGGTGGATTCGGTCGTCAGGAGCTACCGGCGCACCTCAGAGGATCGACCAAATCTAGGCGCAGACGTAACGTCCCGCCACACTCTGGATCAGGCATCAGACCCGAGGCGATGA
- a CDS encoding glycosyltransferase, whose protein sequence is MENLTQLVSVVTPVHAPSIEHLAGAYESLAKQEMPTGWDWQWLVQEDGQTGALADALPDDPRISLGTGRTGGPGVARTLALSRVSGELIKVLDADDQLTPGALARDIAAFDAHPQIGWTTSRVLDLLPDGSTAGWDKDPAGGVVDRGAVLSFWQANGYRASVHPATLCLRRDLVFALGGWMALPASEDTGLLLAANAVSAGYFTREYGLLYRKWPGQVTSQAAHREPAEYQARMRIIEARANALASMLPNGLPLTPLA, encoded by the coding sequence GTGGAAAACTTGACGCAGCTCGTCTCGGTCGTCACCCCGGTCCACGCGCCCAGCATCGAGCACCTTGCCGGCGCCTACGAGTCGTTGGCTAAGCAGGAGATGCCCACCGGGTGGGACTGGCAATGGCTCGTCCAGGAGGATGGGCAGACCGGCGCCCTGGCCGACGCGCTGCCCGACGATCCCCGGATCAGTCTCGGCACCGGTCGCACTGGTGGTCCTGGCGTCGCCCGTACCCTCGCCCTTTCTCGGGTCTCCGGTGAGCTCATCAAGGTCTTGGATGCTGACGACCAGTTGACCCCCGGCGCGCTCGCCCGGGACATCGCCGCGTTCGACGCGCACCCGCAGATCGGCTGGACCACCTCGCGGGTCCTCGATCTGCTACCCGACGGGTCAACCGCCGGCTGGGACAAGGATCCAGCCGGCGGGGTCGTCGACCGCGGTGCGGTCCTGTCCTTTTGGCAAGCCAACGGGTACCGGGCATCGGTGCACCCCGCGACTCTTTGCCTGCGGCGGGATCTCGTCTTCGCCCTGGGCGGCTGGATGGCACTTCCCGCCTCCGAGGACACGGGCCTGCTGCTCGCCGCCAACGCCGTCAGCGCCGGCTACTTCACTCGGGAGTACGGGCTGCTCTACCGCAAGTGGCCCGGACAGGTCACCAGCCAGGCCGCACACCGGGAACCGGCCGAGTATCAGGCCCGAATGCGGATCATCGAGGCCAGAGCCAACGCCCTGGCCTCGATGCTGCCGAACGGTTTACCGCTCACTCCTCTGGCGTAG
- a CDS encoding FtsK/SpoIIIE domain-containing protein, with translation MVFRPRRFELPMWAVVLGLVLRWSGRVLWWSLRHPVATGAVVLTLWLYVEFDWPGLVVPLVVVSAVSAVWRWRDESSWWAWLAGPLLGSFRRVFVYRRVWREAMTLCGLAETFDRRHVLPELLRVRSDQALDVLTVRMVRGQTPEQFQRVSANLAYAFGRRHARVYAERPGDPPTRAGRWGWVLRLVDRARYRDRPTVVYVALVRTDALRTVVPPFPVPSVPDFTALPLARREDLRPWSLHLLATHVLVGGATRSGKGSVLWSLVRVLGSGVASGLVRLWVVDPKGGMEFALGRPMFARFACKSFEAMADLLDEAVTVLRERQTRLAGTVRVHTPTEADPLVVVVVDEMAALTAYLQDVELRKRIASSLGLLLSQGAGVGVLVVAALQDPRKEVLPFRDLFPTRIALGLTEASQVDMVLGDGARNRGALADQMPRWAKGLGYVILDGTPDPMRVRFSYVSDDDIRDMAQRFPAPADASDILAQVGRETATEPVRLPLPRKPSGRLLPDALRNLLDSDGEG, from the coding sequence ATGGTGTTCCGTCCGAGGCGGTTCGAGCTGCCGATGTGGGCAGTGGTGCTCGGCCTGGTGCTGCGCTGGTCGGGCCGGGTGCTGTGGTGGAGCCTGCGTCATCCGGTGGCTACCGGCGCGGTGGTGCTGACGCTGTGGCTGTACGTCGAGTTCGACTGGCCGGGCCTGGTGGTCCCACTGGTGGTGGTGTCGGCGGTGTCGGCGGTGTGGCGTTGGCGGGATGAGTCGTCGTGGTGGGCGTGGCTGGCGGGTCCGCTGCTGGGTTCGTTCCGGCGGGTGTTCGTCTACCGGCGGGTGTGGCGTGAGGCCATGACGTTGTGCGGGCTCGCGGAGACGTTCGACCGTCGACACGTTCTCCCTGAGCTGCTGCGGGTCCGTTCGGATCAGGCGCTCGACGTGCTGACGGTGCGGATGGTCCGGGGGCAGACGCCGGAGCAGTTCCAGCGGGTGAGCGCGAACCTGGCGTACGCCTTCGGCCGGCGGCACGCCCGGGTCTACGCGGAACGTCCCGGTGATCCGCCGACCCGTGCCGGTCGATGGGGCTGGGTGCTGCGGCTGGTGGATCGGGCGCGGTATCGGGACCGGCCGACGGTGGTCTACGTGGCGTTGGTGCGTACCGATGCGTTGCGCACGGTGGTGCCGCCGTTCCCGGTGCCGTCGGTGCCGGACTTCACCGCGCTGCCGTTGGCCCGGCGGGAGGACCTGCGTCCCTGGTCGCTGCATCTGCTCGCGACGCACGTCCTGGTGGGCGGCGCCACCCGGTCGGGGAAGGGCTCGGTGCTGTGGTCGCTGGTCCGGGTCCTCGGCAGCGGCGTCGCGTCCGGGCTGGTGCGGCTGTGGGTGGTCGACCCGAAGGGCGGGATGGAGTTCGCGCTCGGCCGGCCGATGTTCGCCCGGTTCGCGTGCAAGTCGTTCGAGGCGATGGCGGACCTGCTCGACGAGGCCGTGACGGTGCTGCGGGAGCGTCAGACCCGGTTGGCGGGAACGGTGCGGGTGCACACGCCGACCGAGGCTGACCCCCTGGTCGTGGTCGTCGTCGACGAGATGGCGGCGCTGACCGCGTACTTGCAGGATGTCGAGCTGCGTAAGCGCATCGCGTCGTCGCTGGGGCTGCTGCTGTCGCAGGGTGCCGGCGTCGGCGTGCTGGTGGTGGCCGCGTTGCAGGACCCGCGTAAGGAGGTGCTGCCGTTCCGGGACCTGTTCCCGACCCGCATCGCGCTCGGCCTGACCGAGGCGTCACAGGTCGACATGGTCCTCGGCGACGGTGCCCGCAACCGGGGCGCGCTCGCCGACCAGATGCCCCGGTGGGCCAAGGGCCTCGGGTACGTGATCCTCGACGGCACCCCTGACCCGATGCGGGTGCGGTTCTCGTACGTCAGCGACGACGACATCCGCGACATGGCCCAGCGGTTCCCGGCGCCGGCTGACGCCTCGGACATCCTCGCCCAGGTCGGCCGGGAAACCGCCACCGAACCGGTGCGCCTTCCGTTGCCCCGCAAGCCCTCCGGGCGGCTGCTGCCCGACGCGCTGCGCAACCTGCTCGACTCCGACGGCGAGGGGTGA
- a CDS encoding transcriptional regulator has translation MALRGGTRFAVRFEDVFPAGCALVPESMGEVEDYDEKTGRRSPAKDKLTGQRVWQVRVMDLDPELGKRSRETTVKISADYQPVPPTGAPFEAVEFDGMTVTPYVSNNNRMAYSLRATGLRAPAGVTKKAAA, from the coding sequence ATGGCTCTGCGAGGCGGAACCCGGTTCGCTGTGCGGTTCGAGGACGTGTTCCCGGCGGGGTGCGCGTTGGTGCCCGAGTCGATGGGTGAGGTCGAGGACTACGACGAGAAGACGGGCCGGCGTAGCCCGGCGAAGGACAAGCTGACCGGCCAGCGGGTGTGGCAGGTGCGGGTGATGGACCTCGACCCCGAGCTGGGGAAGCGGTCGCGGGAGACGACGGTGAAGATCTCGGCCGACTACCAGCCGGTACCGCCGACGGGTGCGCCGTTCGAGGCGGTGGAGTTCGACGGGATGACGGTCACGCCGTACGTGAGCAACAACAACCGGATGGCGTACTCGCTGCGCGCGACCGGACTGCGGGCGCCGGCGGGCGTGACCAAGAAGGCGGCGGCGTAG
- a CDS encoding GntR family transcriptional regulator, protein MAGVQGRDWRPRYLQLAEELRAKIMGGELAPGTLMPSETELAESSGLSRTSVRNAIRQLREWGLVRAEQGRGTYVRAPRQRVRRRNAERYQWEKDRVLLDEDERLKTGATEHDTGLTVDDLKFHAEYTRVEADAEMAAALQVDPGTTLLRRVYWTSSRHENAPLTVSYSYLPYDLVATNPDLLDEGKEPWPGGTQHQLHTIGIELDRIDDVIRARPPSPDEAELLDIDPGVSVLTVRKTSVDTTGRVVEVADVVMPGDRTELVYSHKLQRWKT, encoded by the coding sequence GTGGCCGGTGTGCAAGGTCGGGACTGGCGCCCTCGATACCTGCAACTCGCCGAAGAGTTGCGGGCAAAGATCATGGGCGGAGAACTGGCCCCCGGCACTCTGATGCCGAGCGAGACCGAGCTTGCCGAGTCCTCCGGCCTGTCCCGCACCAGCGTGCGCAACGCGATCCGCCAACTCCGCGAGTGGGGCCTGGTCCGCGCCGAGCAGGGACGCGGCACCTATGTGCGGGCACCCCGCCAACGGGTACGCCGACGCAACGCCGAGCGCTACCAGTGGGAGAAGGACCGGGTCCTGCTCGACGAGGACGAGCGGTTGAAGACCGGCGCCACCGAGCACGACACCGGCCTGACCGTCGACGACCTCAAGTTCCACGCCGAGTACACCCGTGTCGAGGCTGATGCGGAGATGGCTGCCGCCTTGCAGGTCGACCCGGGCACAACGCTGCTACGCCGGGTCTACTGGACTTCCTCCCGGCATGAGAACGCGCCGCTGACCGTGTCGTACTCGTACCTGCCGTACGACCTCGTGGCCACGAACCCGGACCTGCTCGACGAGGGCAAGGAACCGTGGCCGGGCGGCACCCAGCACCAGCTCCACACCATCGGCATCGAGCTGGACCGGATCGACGACGTGATCCGCGCGCGTCCGCCGTCGCCGGATGAGGCCGAACTTCTGGACATCGATCCGGGTGTCTCCGTCCTTACTGTCCGGAAGACCTCGGTCGACACGACCGGCAGGGTCGTCGAGGTCGCCGACGTGGTGATGCCGGGTGACCGGACTGAGCTTGTCTACTCCCACAAACTCCAGCGGTGGAAAACTTGA
- a CDS encoding ATP-binding protein, with protein MTTDFMQSRLWLRTLGAEDAGAGSAEREQLRAAYLQFRSVVRDLAGEISISMPMFTDHSIDHIDALWDTASLLTGDEFPINPAEAFVMGGAFLLHDLGMGLAAFPGGVEDVVADPIFDDLSTMALAKLRTASAADADEDSLRKLARQEAISTVLRLRHAKQAERLASQRFRIPGGGEFPLLENTELRTAFGPIIGRIAHSHWFDVDDLPNHFPNVLGSFSRHPEGWHVDALKIACVLRLADAVHIDSRRAPTYLHAFRRPTGDSSHHWYFQQRLTRPRVTADRLEYTSNQVFQVSEAAAWWLAFDAIGTIDRELGKVDALCADLDRPRFLVRSVAGAESPDRLARFIPTSGWRPIDANLRVSQVSDVVSRLGGKELYGNRPEVALREAVANAADAVRARSRLFGGSDLSVVVRMKKENESYWLTVEDRGIGMSAEKLVSTLTDFGYSHWQSTEMASEYPGLISRGFKSTGQFGIGFFSIFMIADYVEVKSLKHFEAATETHILVFPNGLNTRPLLRVADESERLNGGGTVLRAKLKHDPLSEDGLFQTDILNQSRTHMLRNVLLELCALADVDIQLDGPDEASTLETLLRGNDWKTLPPRELFRRIYQSSELSPPDQAMYDAYEDVFAEHVRDLRDDNGDIIGRAILAAGLESETVQDLWWWPSPMAQVYVGGFHAYWIYDCLGAFCGAPLKADRFSAFPVATTDELRRWAESQAELVRRSKFATARSRYGAGDLARSVGADVPLLPCGFVDGGEILPAALIAMLRECSELLMIPSWELHVFHREDGTAVFIDQTRGRQVTLPSHAIVYDYPHWFFPEEVLKRPKDERFSDFGAVERGKWNPRRWWYYSGRVGSTKVILEAALSAWGCDPLSLADKFECLDFGTSGDQRLVLECVDGVGEARVDAYRMHRP; from the coding sequence CTGGAGAAATCTCGATATCAATGCCGATGTTCACCGATCATTCGATCGACCACATCGACGCGCTATGGGATACAGCCTCGCTTCTGACAGGAGACGAATTTCCTATTAATCCTGCGGAAGCGTTCGTCATGGGAGGGGCGTTCCTCCTGCACGACCTTGGCATGGGGTTGGCGGCATTTCCAGGCGGAGTAGAGGACGTCGTAGCTGACCCGATTTTTGATGATCTTTCTACTATGGCGCTGGCAAAGCTGAGGACCGCGAGCGCCGCTGATGCCGACGAAGATTCTTTGCGCAAGTTAGCTCGCCAGGAAGCAATATCGACTGTACTTCGACTGCGTCATGCAAAACAGGCGGAGCGGCTTGCCTCGCAGCGGTTTCGAATTCCGGGTGGCGGTGAGTTTCCTCTCCTGGAAAATACGGAGCTACGAACCGCATTCGGCCCAATAATCGGCCGGATAGCTCACAGTCATTGGTTTGACGTAGATGATCTTCCCAATCACTTCCCTAATGTTCTGGGCTCATTCTCTCGCCATCCCGAAGGCTGGCATGTCGATGCGCTGAAGATTGCTTGTGTGCTCCGTTTGGCCGATGCTGTTCATATCGATAGTAGACGTGCTCCGACCTATCTCCACGCTTTCCGTCGGCCAACAGGCGACTCAAGCCATCATTGGTACTTCCAGCAGCGCCTCACTAGGCCTCGCGTGACGGCTGACCGACTCGAATATACGTCGAATCAGGTGTTTCAGGTAAGCGAGGCCGCTGCATGGTGGCTAGCTTTCGATGCGATCGGCACTATTGACCGCGAACTCGGCAAGGTAGATGCGCTATGTGCAGATCTCGACAGGCCGAGGTTCCTCGTTAGATCAGTAGCGGGAGCGGAGTCACCTGATCGGCTAGCCCGGTTTATCCCCACCTCCGGGTGGCGTCCGATAGATGCGAATCTTCGAGTTTCGCAGGTTAGCGACGTAGTTAGCCGCCTTGGCGGTAAAGAGTTGTATGGAAATCGTCCTGAGGTGGCGTTAAGGGAAGCAGTTGCTAATGCGGCTGACGCGGTACGGGCTAGGTCGCGTTTGTTCGGGGGAAGCGACCTTTCCGTCGTGGTGCGGATGAAGAAGGAGAACGAGTCGTACTGGTTGACGGTCGAAGACCGCGGCATAGGGATGAGTGCAGAAAAGTTAGTGTCTACGCTCACCGACTTCGGCTACTCACACTGGCAATCTACTGAGATGGCAAGTGAATATCCTGGGCTTATCTCTCGTGGTTTCAAGTCCACTGGACAGTTCGGCATTGGGTTCTTTTCTATTTTTATGATCGCGGACTACGTTGAGGTGAAGAGCCTTAAACACTTCGAGGCTGCGACCGAGACTCATATTCTTGTTTTCCCGAATGGCCTAAACACGCGACCGCTGTTGCGGGTCGCTGACGAGAGTGAGCGGTTGAACGGTGGTGGTACTGTCCTTCGAGCAAAATTGAAGCACGACCCCCTCTCTGAGGACGGACTCTTTCAAACTGATATTCTCAATCAGTCTCGAACCCACATGCTTCGAAACGTATTGCTTGAACTCTGTGCCCTTGCTGACGTAGACATCCAGTTGGACGGTCCAGACGAAGCGTCGACCCTCGAAACGTTGCTTCGAGGAAATGATTGGAAGACGCTTCCTCCGCGTGAACTCTTCCGCCGGATTTATCAGAGCAGTGAGCTCTCGCCACCTGATCAGGCGATGTATGACGCTTATGAGGATGTCTTCGCAGAACATGTGCGCGACTTGCGAGACGATAACGGCGATATCATCGGCCGAGCGATTTTAGCTGCTGGCTTGGAGTCTGAAACGGTGCAGGATCTATGGTGGTGGCCTTCCCCTATGGCTCAGGTGTATGTCGGCGGGTTTCACGCGTACTGGATCTATGATTGCTTGGGGGCCTTCTGCGGGGCGCCTCTCAAGGCAGATCGTTTTTCAGCATTCCCAGTAGCGACGACAGATGAGTTGCGCCGGTGGGCTGAATCGCAGGCAGAGCTGGTAAGGAGAAGCAAGTTCGCAACAGCTCGCAGTAGATACGGCGCGGGCGATCTCGCTCGATCAGTTGGCGCAGATGTTCCTCTTCTGCCCTGTGGCTTTGTGGACGGCGGTGAGATTCTTCCTGCTGCTCTCATAGCGATGCTTCGGGAATGTAGCGAATTACTCATGATTCCTAGCTGGGAATTGCACGTATTCCATCGAGAAGATGGGACGGCAGTATTCATCGACCAGACAAGGGGTAGGCAGGTAACGCTGCCTAGCCACGCAATTGTTTATGATTACCCTCATTGGTTTTTCCCGGAGGAAGTTTTAAAGCGGCCCAAGGATGAGCGATTTTCTGATTTTGGTGCTGTTGAGCGCGGAAAATGGAATCCGCGTAGGTGGTGGTACTACTCGGGAAGGGTAGGTTCTACAAAGGTAATACTTGAGGCCGCGCTCTCAGCGTGGGGATGCGATCCGCTAAGTCTTGCAGACAAATTCGAATGCCTCGATTTCGGCACTTCCGGCGATCAGCGGCTAGTTCTTGAGTGCGTGGATGGAGTTGGGGAAGCTCGGGTTGATGCATACCGGATGCATCGTCCTTGA